The following proteins are encoded in a genomic region of Takifugu rubripes chromosome 9, fTakRub1.2, whole genome shotgun sequence:
- the LOC101067328 gene encoding neuronal cell adhesion molecule-like isoform X9 — protein sequence MERRRMDAALLVLLVGHLATALEVPLDLPQPPTITHQSPKDYIIDPREDIIIHCEAKGKPHPSFSWTRNGTHFDIDDDPNVTMRPHSGTLVVDISRVKAEQYECVYQCTARNKHGTAVSNNIVVRQSRSPLWSKERIKPLVVQEGVSLVLPCRPPAGLPPPVIFWMDNNFQRLPQSSRVSQSLNGDLYFSNVLREDSRNDYICYARFPYTQTIQQKQPITVKVLTMDAINDTMAALYNDTDLFSEAPAEERKPAFLIPSRPSMTVLRGQVLEMECIAEGLPTPEISWTKVSGDLPAKRTSFLHYQKTLRIVDVSESDAGEYCCVARNQLGSVQQTIHVMVKAAPYWISGPSKNLVLAPGESGVLTCRASGTPKPSISWAMNGISIENAPADPSRKVEDDTIIFADVQSGSSAVYQCNVSNDYGYLLSNAFVNVLSEPPRVLTPANKVYQVIKNQRALIDCASFGSPVPQITWFKESRSSTMDSQAYITHTNGTLEMRTAQAHNSGKYTCVARNSLGIYENHVYLQVKEPTRILKQPEYKVVQRGRSVVFECKVKHDPTLTPTITWLKDDGELPDDERLILESDSLTITDVSESDAGVYTCVTNTTLDQDSASAELTVVERPDPPTDLELTDKKKRSVQLTWTPGDEHNSPIQKFLVQYEDSLHHHGHWHNLTEVPGTKTTTHLKLSPYVHYTFRVLALNDVGFSRPSFPSRMLKTEAAAPDQNPAGVQGFGTEHDNLVISWKPLSGLQANGPGLHYRVMWRQKDLDSEWTSVTVANNSKFVVSGTPTFAPYELKVQAVNDYGAGPEPAVALGFSGEDLPLAAPDNVQSMVLNSTVAEIHWDPVPSRLLRGHLKGFKVYYWRERSLHRHNGHHTEKHILNFSGNHTRGVLPGLHPFSLYLFNVRVYNGRGEGPPSATQQFETPEGVPGAPTSLIVSRVNLDSLTLEWNPPHVHNGHITGYTLEYQPVNSSNELGPKEKLALPANETSVTLSNLKYSTRYKFYLNAKTVRGAGPAVTQEAVTIMDEAVASRQVDIATQGWFIGLMCAIALLILVLLIICFIQRNKGGKYPVKEKEDAHTDPEFQPMKDDDCTFVEYSDNEDHKPLKGSRTPSDRTVKRDDSDDSLVDYGEGGDGQFNEDGSFIGQYSGKSTSRDTAEGQESSGAPSPINTMNSLNSFV from the exons atggagaggaggaggatggacgcGGCGCTGCTGGTGCTCTTGGTGGGGCACCTCGCCACGGCGCTGGAGGTCCCACTAGACC TGCCGCAGCCGCCGACTATAACTCACCAGTCCCCTAAGGATTACATCATCGACCCACGAGAGGATATCATAATCCACTGTGAGGCCAAGGGAAAGCCTCACCCCAG TTTCTCTTGGACAAGAAACGGGACTCACTTCGACATCGACGATGACCCTAACGTGACCATGAGGCCCCACTCTGGGACGCTGGTGGTGGACATCAGCAGAGTGAAGGCCGAGCAGTACGAGTGCGTCTACCAGTGCACGGCGAGGAACAAACATGGAACTGCTGTTTCCAATAACATAGTCGTGCGACAGTCCA GGTCCCCCTTGTGGTCAAAGGAGAGAATCAAGCCACTGGTGGTTCAGGAAGGTGTTTCCTTGGTGCTGCCTTGTCGCCCCCCTGCCGGCCTGCCACCTCCGGTCATATTCTGGATGGACAACA ACTTTCAGAGGCTTCCTCAGAGTAGCCGAGTATCGCAGTCCCTGAACGGAGACCTTTACTTCTCTAACGTCCTTCGGGAGGATTCCCGGAATGACTACATCTGCTATGCCCGCTTCCCGTACACGCAGACCATCCAGCAGAAACAGCCCATTACCGTCAAAGTCCTCACAA TGGATGCCATCAATGACACAATGGCAGCTTTATACAATGACACTGATTTGTTTAGTG AAGCCccagcagaggagagaaaaccagCCTTCCTCATCCCCTCTCGGCCCTCCATGACAGTGTTGAGAGGTCAGGTGCTGGAGATGGAGTGCATCGCCGAGGGACT ACCAACTCCTGAAATCTCCTGGACCAAAGTGAGCGGCGATCTCCCGGCCAAGCGGACGTCCTTCCTGCACTACCAGAAGACCCTCCGCATTGTGGACGTCTCGGAGTCGGATGCAGGAGAGTACTGCTGCGTGGCCAGGAATCAGCTGGGCTCCGTGCAACAAACCATCCACGTCATGGTCAAAG CCGCTCCGTATTGGATCAGTGGCCCCTCAAAGAACCTTGTTCTGGCTCCAGGGGAGAGCGGTGTGCTGACCTGTCGGGCCAGTGGGACGCCTAAGCCATCCATCAGCTGGGCTATGAACGGGATCTCCATAGAGA ATGCTCCCGCGGACCCCAGCAGAAAGGTAGAGGACGACACCATCATCTTCGCTGACGTGCAGAGTGGCTCCAGCGCCGTTTACCAGTGTAACGTCTCCAACGACTACGGTTACCTGCTGTCCAACGCCTTCGTCAACGTGCTCT CCGAGCCGCCCAGAGTGCTGACTCCGGCCAACAAAGTCTACCAGGTCATCAAAAATCAGCGCGCTCTCATCGACTGCGCCTCCTTCGGGTCGCCCGTCCCACAAATTACCTG GTTTAAAGAGAGTCGCTCCAGCACCATGGACTCACAGGCTTACATCACTCACACCAACGGCACTTTGGAGATGCGCACGGCTCAAGCTCACAACAGCGGTAAATACACCTGTGTGGCCAGGAACAGCCTCGGGATCTACGAGAATCACGTCTACcttcaggtcaaag AGCCAACAAGaatcctgaagcagccggagtACAAAGTGGTCCAGAGGGGCCGATCGGTGGTGTTTGAGTGCAAGGTGAAACACGACCCCACGCTCACCCCCACCATCACCTGGCTGAAGGATGACGGGGAGCTGCCCGATGATGAGAG ATTAATCCTGGAGTCCGACAGCCTCACCATCACAGACGTGTCGGAGAGCGATGCGGGCGTGTACACCTGCGTCACCAACACCACTCTGGACCAGGATTCCGCCAGCGCTGAGCTGACCGTGGTCG AGCGACCGGACCCCCCGACTGACCTGGAGCTGACGGACAAGAAAAAGAGGAGCGTCCAGCTGACGTGGACCCCCGGGGACGAGCACAACAGTCCCATTCAGA AATTTCTGGTCCAGTATGAGGACTCGCTGCACCATCACGGCCACTGGCACAACCTCACTGAGGTCCCTGGAACCAAGACGACAACTCACCTCAAACTGTCGCCGTACGTCCACTACACCTTCCGCGTTCTGGCTCTGAACGACGTGGGTTTCAGCCGCCCCAGTTTCCCGTCCAGGATGTTGAAGACCGAGGCCGCGG ctcCGGATCAGAACCCAGCAGGTGTACAGGGATTTGGAACAGAACACGATAATCTTGTAATCTCATGGAAG CCGCTGTCGGGCCTCCAGGCCAACGGTCCAGGGCTTCACTATAGAGTCATGTGGAGGCAGAAGGACTTGGACAGCGAGTGGACGTCCGTGACCGTAGCCAACAACTCCAAGTTTGTCGTGTCTGGGACGCCCACATTTGCTCCGTACGAGCTGAAGGTCCAGGCTGTGAACGACTACGGCGCCGGACCGGAGCCTGCCGTCGCCCTCGGCTTCTCGGGAGAGGACC TACCGCTGGCTGCCCCAGACAACGTtcagtccatggtgctgaacaGCACCGTTGCAGAGATCCACTGGGATCCCGTACCTTCTAGATTACTACGGGGACACCTCAAAGGCTTCAAG GTGTACTACTGGAGAGAGCGCAGCCTGCACAGGCACAACGGCCACCACACGGAGAAGCACATCCTCAACTTCAGTGGGAACCACACCCGCGGCGTCCTGCCCGGCCTCCACCCCTTCAGCCTCTACCTGTTCAACGTGCGGGTCTACAACGGCAGGGGGGAGGGGCCGCCCAGCGCCACGCAGCAGTTCGAGACGCCTGAAGGAG TTCCAGGAGCTCCCACTTCTCTGATAGTCAGCAGAGTAAATCTGGACTCACTGACGCTGGAATGGAATCCCCCTCACGTCCATAACGGACACATCACCGGCTACACCCTCGAATATCAGCCAG TCAACAGCTCCAATGAGCTGGGCCCGAAGGAGAAGCTGGCTCTGCCCGCCAATGAGACCTCGGTCACTTTGTCCAACCTCAAGTACAGCACGCGCTACAAGTTTTATTTGAACGCAAAAACAGTCAGGGGAGCGGGCCCGGCTGTTACTCAGGAGGCCGTCACCATCATGGACGAAG CCGTGGCGAGCAGACAGGTGGACATCGCCACCCAGGGATGGTTCATCGGCCTCATGTGCGCCATCGCTCTGCTCATCTTGGTCCTTCTAATTATCTGCTTCATCCAGCGGAATAAAGGAGGGAAATACCCGG tgaaagaaaaagaggacGCGCACACAGACCCGGAGTTTCAGCCCATGAAAGATGATGACTGTACTTTTGTGGAATACAG TGACAACGAGGACCACAAGCCGCTAAAAGGGAGCCGCACGCCGTCCGATCGGACCGTTAAGAGAGACGACAGCGACGACAGCTTGGTCGACTACGGCGAGGGCGGAGACGGGCAGTTCAACGAGGACGGCTCGTTCATCGGCCAGTACAGCGGAAAGAGCACAAGCAGGGACACGGCCGAGGGCCAGGAGAGCTCCGGGGCCCCGTCCCCCATCAACACCATGAACTCCCTGAACTCCTTCGTGTAG
- the LOC101067328 gene encoding neuronal cell adhesion molecule-like isoform X7, protein MERRRMDAALLVLLVGHLATALEVPLDLPQPPTITHQSPKDYIIDPREDIIIHCEAKGKPHPSFSWTRNGTHFDIDDDPNVTMRPHSGTLVVDISRVKAEQYECVYQCTARNKHGTAVSNNIVVRQSRSPLWSKERIKPLVVQEGVSLVLPCRPPAGLPPPVIFWMDNNFQRLPQSSRVSQSLNGDLYFSNVLREDSRNDYICYARFPYTQTIQQKQPITVKVLTKAPAEERKPAFLIPSRPSMTVLRGQVLEMECIAEGLPTPEISWTKVSGDLPAKRTSFLHYQKTLRIVDVSESDAGEYCCVARNQLGSVQQTIHVMVKAAPYWISGPSKNLVLAPGESGVLTCRASGTPKPSISWAMNGISIENAPADPSRKVEDDTIIFADVQSGSSAVYQCNVSNDYGYLLSNAFVNVLSEPPRVLTPANKVYQVIKNQRALIDCASFGSPVPQITWFKESRSSTMDSQAYITHTNGTLEMRTAQAHNSGKYTCVARNSLGIYENHVYLQVKEPTRILKQPEYKVVQRGRSVVFECKVKHDPTLTPTITWLKDDGELPDDERLILESDSLTITDVSESDAGVYTCVTNTTLDQDSASAELTVVERPDPPTDLELTDKKKRSVQLTWTPGDEHNSPIQKFLVQYEDSLHHHGHWHNLTEVPGTKTTTHLKLSPYVHYTFRVLALNDVGFSRPSFPSRMLKTEAAAPDQNPAGVQGFGTEHDNLVISWKPLSGLQANGPGLHYRVMWRQKDLDSEWTSVTVANNSKFVVSGTPTFAPYELKVQAVNDYGAGPEPAVALGFSGEDLPLAAPDNVQSMVLNSTVAEIHWDPVPSRLLRGHLKGFKVYYWRERSLHRHNGHHTEKHILNFSGNHTRGVLPGLHPFSLYLFNVRVYNGRGEGPPSATQQFETPEGVPGAPTSLIVSRVNLDSLTLEWNPPHVHNGHITGYTLEYQPVNSSNELGPKEKLALPANETSVTLSNLKYSTRYKFYLNAKTVRGAGPAVTQEAVTIMDEGNTQTSHPIARPPPRRLHPKALPANSFANVSYSVEEDGALISWDYWGLEKNIFVEYKNSESEEKWQRELVNSSQTVMLRGLKEGLSYRVRLVARGHLDQPLHLSEELLVTVPAVASRQVDIATQGWFIGLMCAIALLILVLLIICFIQRNKGGKYPVKEKEDAHTDPEFQPMKDDDCTFVEYSDNEDHKPLKGSRTPSDRTVKRDDSDDSLVDYGEGGDGQFNEDGSFIGQYSGKSTSRDTAEGQESSGAPSPINTMNSLNSFV, encoded by the exons atggagaggaggaggatggacgcGGCGCTGCTGGTGCTCTTGGTGGGGCACCTCGCCACGGCGCTGGAGGTCCCACTAGACC TGCCGCAGCCGCCGACTATAACTCACCAGTCCCCTAAGGATTACATCATCGACCCACGAGAGGATATCATAATCCACTGTGAGGCCAAGGGAAAGCCTCACCCCAG TTTCTCTTGGACAAGAAACGGGACTCACTTCGACATCGACGATGACCCTAACGTGACCATGAGGCCCCACTCTGGGACGCTGGTGGTGGACATCAGCAGAGTGAAGGCCGAGCAGTACGAGTGCGTCTACCAGTGCACGGCGAGGAACAAACATGGAACTGCTGTTTCCAATAACATAGTCGTGCGACAGTCCA GGTCCCCCTTGTGGTCAAAGGAGAGAATCAAGCCACTGGTGGTTCAGGAAGGTGTTTCCTTGGTGCTGCCTTGTCGCCCCCCTGCCGGCCTGCCACCTCCGGTCATATTCTGGATGGACAACA ACTTTCAGAGGCTTCCTCAGAGTAGCCGAGTATCGCAGTCCCTGAACGGAGACCTTTACTTCTCTAACGTCCTTCGGGAGGATTCCCGGAATGACTACATCTGCTATGCCCGCTTCCCGTACACGCAGACCATCCAGCAGAAACAGCCCATTACCGTCAAAGTCCTCACAA AAGCCccagcagaggagagaaaaccagCCTTCCTCATCCCCTCTCGGCCCTCCATGACAGTGTTGAGAGGTCAGGTGCTGGAGATGGAGTGCATCGCCGAGGGACT ACCAACTCCTGAAATCTCCTGGACCAAAGTGAGCGGCGATCTCCCGGCCAAGCGGACGTCCTTCCTGCACTACCAGAAGACCCTCCGCATTGTGGACGTCTCGGAGTCGGATGCAGGAGAGTACTGCTGCGTGGCCAGGAATCAGCTGGGCTCCGTGCAACAAACCATCCACGTCATGGTCAAAG CCGCTCCGTATTGGATCAGTGGCCCCTCAAAGAACCTTGTTCTGGCTCCAGGGGAGAGCGGTGTGCTGACCTGTCGGGCCAGTGGGACGCCTAAGCCATCCATCAGCTGGGCTATGAACGGGATCTCCATAGAGA ATGCTCCCGCGGACCCCAGCAGAAAGGTAGAGGACGACACCATCATCTTCGCTGACGTGCAGAGTGGCTCCAGCGCCGTTTACCAGTGTAACGTCTCCAACGACTACGGTTACCTGCTGTCCAACGCCTTCGTCAACGTGCTCT CCGAGCCGCCCAGAGTGCTGACTCCGGCCAACAAAGTCTACCAGGTCATCAAAAATCAGCGCGCTCTCATCGACTGCGCCTCCTTCGGGTCGCCCGTCCCACAAATTACCTG GTTTAAAGAGAGTCGCTCCAGCACCATGGACTCACAGGCTTACATCACTCACACCAACGGCACTTTGGAGATGCGCACGGCTCAAGCTCACAACAGCGGTAAATACACCTGTGTGGCCAGGAACAGCCTCGGGATCTACGAGAATCACGTCTACcttcaggtcaaag AGCCAACAAGaatcctgaagcagccggagtACAAAGTGGTCCAGAGGGGCCGATCGGTGGTGTTTGAGTGCAAGGTGAAACACGACCCCACGCTCACCCCCACCATCACCTGGCTGAAGGATGACGGGGAGCTGCCCGATGATGAGAG ATTAATCCTGGAGTCCGACAGCCTCACCATCACAGACGTGTCGGAGAGCGATGCGGGCGTGTACACCTGCGTCACCAACACCACTCTGGACCAGGATTCCGCCAGCGCTGAGCTGACCGTGGTCG AGCGACCGGACCCCCCGACTGACCTGGAGCTGACGGACAAGAAAAAGAGGAGCGTCCAGCTGACGTGGACCCCCGGGGACGAGCACAACAGTCCCATTCAGA AATTTCTGGTCCAGTATGAGGACTCGCTGCACCATCACGGCCACTGGCACAACCTCACTGAGGTCCCTGGAACCAAGACGACAACTCACCTCAAACTGTCGCCGTACGTCCACTACACCTTCCGCGTTCTGGCTCTGAACGACGTGGGTTTCAGCCGCCCCAGTTTCCCGTCCAGGATGTTGAAGACCGAGGCCGCGG ctcCGGATCAGAACCCAGCAGGTGTACAGGGATTTGGAACAGAACACGATAATCTTGTAATCTCATGGAAG CCGCTGTCGGGCCTCCAGGCCAACGGTCCAGGGCTTCACTATAGAGTCATGTGGAGGCAGAAGGACTTGGACAGCGAGTGGACGTCCGTGACCGTAGCCAACAACTCCAAGTTTGTCGTGTCTGGGACGCCCACATTTGCTCCGTACGAGCTGAAGGTCCAGGCTGTGAACGACTACGGCGCCGGACCGGAGCCTGCCGTCGCCCTCGGCTTCTCGGGAGAGGACC TACCGCTGGCTGCCCCAGACAACGTtcagtccatggtgctgaacaGCACCGTTGCAGAGATCCACTGGGATCCCGTACCTTCTAGATTACTACGGGGACACCTCAAAGGCTTCAAG GTGTACTACTGGAGAGAGCGCAGCCTGCACAGGCACAACGGCCACCACACGGAGAAGCACATCCTCAACTTCAGTGGGAACCACACCCGCGGCGTCCTGCCCGGCCTCCACCCCTTCAGCCTCTACCTGTTCAACGTGCGGGTCTACAACGGCAGGGGGGAGGGGCCGCCCAGCGCCACGCAGCAGTTCGAGACGCCTGAAGGAG TTCCAGGAGCTCCCACTTCTCTGATAGTCAGCAGAGTAAATCTGGACTCACTGACGCTGGAATGGAATCCCCCTCACGTCCATAACGGACACATCACCGGCTACACCCTCGAATATCAGCCAG TCAACAGCTCCAATGAGCTGGGCCCGAAGGAGAAGCTGGCTCTGCCCGCCAATGAGACCTCGGTCACTTTGTCCAACCTCAAGTACAGCACGCGCTACAAGTTTTATTTGAACGCAAAAACAGTCAGGGGAGCGGGCCCGGCTGTTACTCAGGAGGCCGTCACCATCATGGACGAAG GGAACACCCAAACCTCCCATCCCATTGCACGACCTCCGCCTCGCCGTCTGCACCCCAAGG CGCTGCCAGCAAACTCTTTCGCAAACGTTAGCTACTCGGTTGAAGAGGACGGGGCCCTGATCAGTTGGGATTACTGGgggctggagaaaaacatttttgtagaATACAAAAACA GTGAGAGCGAGGAAAAGTGGCAGAGAGAGCTCGTGAACAGCTCTCAGACCGTTATGCTGAGGGGCTTAAAGGAGGGCCTCTCCTATAGGGTGCGTTTGGTGGCCCGAGGTCACCTCGACCAGCCGCTCCACCTGTCTGAGGAGCTTTTGGTCACGGTCCCAG CCGTGGCGAGCAGACAGGTGGACATCGCCACCCAGGGATGGTTCATCGGCCTCATGTGCGCCATCGCTCTGCTCATCTTGGTCCTTCTAATTATCTGCTTCATCCAGCGGAATAAAGGAGGGAAATACCCGG tgaaagaaaaagaggacGCGCACACAGACCCGGAGTTTCAGCCCATGAAAGATGATGACTGTACTTTTGTGGAATACAG TGACAACGAGGACCACAAGCCGCTAAAAGGGAGCCGCACGCCGTCCGATCGGACCGTTAAGAGAGACGACAGCGACGACAGCTTGGTCGACTACGGCGAGGGCGGAGACGGGCAGTTCAACGAGGACGGCTCGTTCATCGGCCAGTACAGCGGAAAGAGCACAAGCAGGGACACGGCCGAGGGCCAGGAGAGCTCCGGGGCCCCGTCCCCCATCAACACCATGAACTCCCTGAACTCCTTCGTGTAG